Genomic window ([Eubacterium] hominis):
TCTTCTTTTATCCAATTTTGTTTATTGAAGCTTGCGCCATAAAGGTACCAGACAAGCTGATCTTTTTTTGAACTGCATCCATTCAACAGGATGATAAATCCAGCTGTCAGTATGCATTTTATGATTATAGTTTTCTTCATTGTGTTCACCTCTTTTTCATTCAAGCATTGTATAATTCATATTCTCATCATAAACACAATATTTAAAATCCTTTGACCCAAAATATCCATCTTTTGTTTTATATGTCACTCTTTCTCCTACACGATAATCATCAAATAAAAATTTGTTTTTATCCACATCATAGACCTGGATATAGTTTTTAGCTTCCGCTGTATTTTTGTTTTCTAAATATATCAGTTGGATAAGACCATTTTGGCATATAAATGAAAATTCGCCTTTATGCCCTTTGAATTCCGCCAACTTCTCTTTCTTCTGCGTAAAGATATCATAACTATATATTTCTTTTGTTTTTTCATCTGCGCCATAGAGTTTATCATGATACATAAAACTTGTTTCTATCGTATTTTGATCATCGATCAATGATACTTTATCACTCTCAAGATCATATGCATATACAGGTCGATTTTGCTTATCAAAATTATAATTTAAATAATATGCCTTACCTTCTTTAAAACCTATAAAGAAACAATATCCATTATTTTGATCTTCTGCCTTCGTCAGATCTTTCTGCTTTCCTGATGCAATATCATATACCGATACAATATAAGTACCTGAAGTTCCAAAAGATGTTTTACTGGCATCTAAATATTTCAACAAATTATAAGTAAAAAAGATATGGTTTTGGTAAACATCAATATCATTGATCATTGTATTATCTGGTGTTGAAAACAACATCTTAGAAGCCTGTCCTTTATTATCCGTTTCCACAATTACAGAACCAGATTTCCCCTCTTTGTCTGTACTCGCATAATGATAATTGATATATAAATGATCGCCGTACTGTTTTAACCCCATAAATTCTGCCCCATCATACTTTGTCAATTGAACTGCTGGGCAGCTTTCATCTTCATGTTTACAATTTACTTTCTCACATAAAGGAACAACTTTTTTCGCATGAAAATCATAAAAGTTTAATCTATGATATCCACTTTTTGTTTGTGTAACCATATAAATACCATCTTCGGTTTTATATGATCCTACTGCTTCTCCATAATTTTTTTCCTGATGAGAACATGCGCTAAGCATGAATAGCATGACAAAACATATCATTATTATTTTTTTCATAGATATCACTCCCTATTTACATTATTTAAATCTTTATATCATAATGCAATGTAAAAACAGGGAGTGTCGCTTATTTTACAGCCAACAACATTAGAAAAATAACATGATTCTACATTCAAAATCTTTATTCTGTATCAAGACGATATTGCCATTATATTTTTCCACAATCATATTGATGTTTTGATATTCCACACTATTTTCCGTTAATATTTTATGACACATTCCTTTCATACAAATAGATAACTCGTTATGATTGCCACAAATACTGATATCCAATTCGTTCTTTACGTTTTCACAAAATAGTTCAATAAACTTCTTCTTTTAGCTATATCTCTAAAATTTTTTCCTATACTTGCATTCTCTATAAACTATTTTGTTTTTTTCAAATAACTTATGCTTAATTTGTTCATTAAAGGAAAACAACATAAAATTAATACTCTACATATAATAGCGAGTATACTTCCAATTAATAAAAACATAATGCTATTTGGTCCTTTTCCAAAAAAACGCACAATAAAACAATCCATGAAAATTAATAGAATGATTGGCAATTTTCTAAAACTTTTAACAACATAACAATTACATATAGGACAACTTATACTATTTTTCATCCATAGTTCCTGTTTCTTGAATTGATAACCACAATAAGGGCAATTATAACTATTTTGTTTCATATATTTTTCCTCTCATTCTCTCAACGTCAATATAAAATTAACAAGAATGCTTATCGATAAGGATAGGTCAAAGAAGCAATTTTACATTAAGAATCCGTTTTAATAACTTTATGTAATAATATGCTGTATAAGATTATAATAATTCAAAAAATTCATTTATTAAAATTTCAACTGAATATTTAATCAAATCAATTTGATTTTTATGTATCCAATTTCCAAATTATGCGCTAGCTTTTAGAACTATAGTATCCTCCCTTTATTTACATTATTTAAATCTTTATATCATAATGCAATGTAAAAACAGGGAGTGTCGCTTATTTTACAGCCAACAACATTAGAAAAATAACATGATTCTACATTCAAAATCTTTATTCTGTATCAAGACGATATTGCCATTATATTTTTCCACAATCATTTGGATGTTTTGATATTCCACACTGTTTTCCGTTAATATTTTATGACACATTCCTTTCATACAAATAGATAACTCGTTATGATTGCCACAAATACTGATATCCAATTCGTTCTTTACGTTTTCACAAAAGTAATTCAGCAATAACATTAATACAGAAAGTAAATCTCTATTTTTCATTGGTATATTTTCTGGTACTTGTATTTTTAAGTTGAAATGAATATTCTGATAGTACTCTATTTTCTGACGCAATATAACATCAATATAACTATTGCGACAAATTTTTGTCACATAAGATGTTCCATATAAATAATACCAGTTCTTTATTAAATCTTTTGCCTCTATTAATTGATTCTGATCGATAGAACTTTCGATATCTATAAATAAATTTTTTGTATCATGAATAAATTTCATCGTTTTTTTCTGTTCCTCTATCATCTCATTAATTTGTTTTTCTTCTATATCCATAATTTCTTCCATTTTCATAGTCTGATATTTTCTAATAATGATCGTAATATATTCAACTGCAAAGTAAAATGAAAATAAAGCAATCAAAAGCAAAGTAAACATAACTTTGACATATACATCATTATTCTTTGATAACTGCATGATTGTAGTACCGATCAAAATACAGATAAGATAACTGCCTATAAAAATATTATAAGATTTCATTGTCATGTTAATCTGTAGTTTTTTAAATTGACGTATAAACAACCACATAAATATAACCATTAATATTTTTAAAACAATGAAAAAACAAAATTGATATAGTCCAAGTGAATTTGTATAAGCAATATCCATATGAATAATTTCCCCAAGAGCCATGAAAAGTGAAACAGACACACGAAAAACAGCATCTATTGTGAATGCATTCATGATATCCTGAACTTTGAATTTTTTCATATACACCAATAATGAAAGAATGATAAAAACATCATTCCAGATTGTCAATAAAACCCTCGATGCATCCATCATTTCTATAACATGCCAAAACAACGCAAAAACAAGTACTCCTCCAATAAATTTTTTCTTATTTATTTTCTCATTCTCCAATATATGATACATGTACAGAAAACATATAAAATCAATGATATGTAAACAAAATTCAGATAGAAACTCAATCATATAAATACCTCTTTGCTTGATACCTTATGATAAAATCTTTCCAAAATCCTCTTGTGACAGCATATTCCTTTCCATTAATCAGCAATACTTTATGCTCTTTACTAAGCACTTGTTGTATCTTTTGAATATTAATAATTGTCTGACGATTAATTTTAATAAAATTATCGGAAAGCTTTTGATTCTCTAATTCTTTTAAAGAACGCAAATTTAAACGTATAGGTTTCTTTTCATTCTGTAAATTTAAATAAACAGAAGTATAATCAAGATAAATTTCTAAAATAGAATTCTCATATACTTTTATATTTCCATCCATTGTCACAAAATCATACTGTTTCATGTTATCTAAATACTTTTTCGCCTTTTTCACTTTGGGTAATAAAGCTTCTTCTAAAACATTTTTGCCTATAAACCCAATGACATTGGGATTAAAGGAATCAACCATCCATTCTTCATGTGATGAGATATAAATCACAAGTTTATGCTTCACAGGTGCATTTTCAATATATGCAATACCATTTTCATCTGGCAATTCTATATCCAATAACAATAAATCATAAAAACATTCATCAGCTTCATATGCCGCAATAGATGAAAACGTAGTTATTTGAAATTCTTCAAAGGGACTTAATATATAAGTGATTTTTTTACATATAGATGTATTATCATCAATCACTGCGATTTTCATTCATATTCCTCCCTTCGTTTCATTGTATTACTTCATCTTTACTTGGATATATTCCAAATACCTGAATAGATGATATCAGAGAATGGTTCTTTAGAATTATCTATTTGATAATCTATGGCTGCTTGTTCTCCGGGGATCAGTTGTGTCCACCCATTATATGTATAATTGCCCTGATTATAAAAATCACCATTGATAAAGAAACGTATTTGATTCTTAGATTCAAACATAAGACTTATTTGTCCAGCAAACGCCTTCTCTTTCAATGATATCAAACCATTTTCAATATTCACGCAATCAAGTGCTACATACAACATTTTATCAATATGATGCTGCCTGCCTTCTCCAATAATATATAATCCACCAGGTCGATATACATTCTTTAATACAGGAAAATCATAAGCTTTCGCAATTACATATTGTGTGTTCTCTAATTCTTTTTTTATTTCCTCATGACTAAGACTTGCTCCATCAGTTTTTGCTTTTTGAAGATGCTGTTCAACTTCTTCTTCACTTTCTCTGGATAACTTTACAAGTTGTTTTACCACCTCATCATATGAAACCATACGATAGCTGGAATTTTCTGTTTCACTTTGTGTTCCATTTAAATAATCACTCATTTGATAATCTATGCTTTGTATCTCTTTATTTTTTCGATCATATAAATGTAATGTACATGTGATCTTTTTTGATAATTCTGTTATTTTCTGTTCATCTGTTGTGTGAAAATCTAACAAATAGAAATCCACAAAATCACTGTTTTTCTGAAATGGTACTGTATTATTGAAATCTTTTAATGAGAGCTGTGTGATAGCTTGTGAACCAAGAATATTATGAAAATCCATTGTAAGCTTTACGGAATCTATTTGTTCATACTGATGATAATCCACACTGATTTTTAAGACTCTGGCTTGTGAAACATCCGAGATATTCTTTTTAATATCCGCAGGAAGTTCTTCATAATTTTTTTCATTGATATCAAGTAAACTGAA
Coding sequences:
- a CDS encoding response regulator transcription factor; amino-acid sequence: MKIAVIDDNTSICKKITYILSPFEEFQITTFSSIAAYEADECFYDLLLLDIELPDENGIAYIENAPVKHKLVIYISSHEEWMVDSFNPNVIGFIGKNVLEEALLPKVKKAKKYLDNMKQYDFVTMDGNIKVYENSILEIYLDYTSVYLNLQNEKKPIRLNLRSLKELENQKLSDNFIKINRQTIINIQKIQQVLSKEHKVLLINGKEYAVTRGFWKDFIIRYQAKRYLYD